Proteins co-encoded in one Papaver somniferum cultivar HN1 chromosome 5, ASM357369v1, whole genome shotgun sequence genomic window:
- the LOC113282353 gene encoding heterogeneous nuclear ribonucleoprotein 1-like has product MDPNANGSSSDGETNDIKTLNHHTGEEKPHQNHHHHTGDGASPGKIFIGGLAKETTPLQFTKHFGKYGEITDSVIMKDRVSGQPRGFGFVTYADASVVDRVIEDTHVINKKQVEIKRTIPKGTMGSKDFKTKKIFVGGIPTSVNEDEFSGFFSKFGEVKEHQIMRDHASTRSRGFGFITFDSEESVDNILSQGNKIEFAGAQVEIKKAEPKKSNPPLAPPRRFSNSRPSTYGGAGAGAFGDAYDGYGGGSYRSGGGYGGRPGGYAGYGTSEFSGGYGYGGSSLGDYREPSLGYAGRYGGGFSRGYDLGGGYGGGAGEGYGGYGGGAGGYGSSYDAGFGSGYRGSGGSSLYGNRGGYGGSGGGRYHPYAR; this is encoded by the exons ATGGATCCCAATGCGAACGGGAGTTCCTCTGATGGAGAAACTAACGATATTAAAACCCTAAACCACCATACAGGAGAGGAGAAACCTCACCAAAACCATCATCATCATACCGGAGATGGTGCTAGCCctgg GAAGATTTTTATTGGTGGTCTAGCGAAGGAGACTACTCCTC TTCAGTTTACCAAGCATTTTggtaaatatggagaaatcacagACTCTGTGATAATGAAAGATCGAGTAAGTGGGCAGCCCCGTGGATTCGGTTTTGTGACTTATGCAGATGCCTCTGTAGTTGACAGAGTTATCGAAGATACTCATGTTATTAATAAAAAACAA GTTGAAATCAAGCGGACCATACCTAAGGGAACCATGGGATCCAAGGATTTCAAGACCAAAAAGATCTTCGTGGGCGGCATTCCTACTAGCGTAAACGAAG ATGAATTTAGTGGGTTTTTCTCTAAGTTTGGAGAGGTCAAGGAACATCAAATCATGCGGGACCATGCAAGCACTCGTTCTCGGGGTTTTGGGTTTATTACATTTGATAGTGAGGAATCTGTTGATAACATCCTGTCTCAAGGGAACAAGATAGAATTTGCTGGAGCTCAG GTGGAGATCAAGAAAGCAGAACCCAAGAAATCTAACCCGCCATTGGCACCACCCAGGCGTTTTTCCAATTCTAGGCCCAGTACTTATGGTGGTGCAGGTGCTGGTGCATTTGGGGATGCTTATGATGGGTATGGTGGTGGGTCCTATAGGTCAGGCGGGGGATATGGGGGTAGACCAGGGGGCTATGCAGGATATGGCACTAGTGAATTCAGTGGTGGATATGGATATGGTGGTAGCAGTCTAGGCGATTATAGAGAGCCTTCTCTAGGATATGCAGGCCGTTATGGCGGAGGCTTCAGTAGAGGTTATGATCTAGGAGGTGGTTATGGTGGAGGAGCTGGTGAGGGTTATGGTGGGTATGGTGGCGGTGCTGGTGGTTATGGTAGTAGCTATGATGCAGGCTTTGGGAGTGGCTACCGAGGTAGCGGTGGAAGCTCCCTATATGGAAATAGAGGTGGTTAtggaggtagtggtggtggtcgttACCATCCTTATGCAAGGTAG